The following proteins are encoded in a genomic region of Corylus avellana chromosome ca4, CavTom2PMs-1.0:
- the LOC132176956 gene encoding L-type lectin-domain containing receptor kinase IX.1-like, protein MHLWDKASGNLTDFTTHFSFVIDSQNCTRYGDGLAFFLAPNGSTIPDVQGRGAMGLTTKNQTLNSTANPFVAVEFDICSQLNDWDPQGEHVGIDINSMKSVAYVSWPGSRISIIEGRTNEARISYNSSSHNLSVLFTGVIDNTTVWQSLSYKVGLSHYLPEWVTFGFSAATGSATALHTIQTWDFSSSSSNPAPNPRKSNRLGLAVGLGVGGSVLLGGCALILFGLWKRSRSHTEEDLAFDRYMDEEFQRGTGPKKFSFSDLVRATNNFNDREKLGQGGFGGVYRGYLSDSNSFVAVKRISKGSKQGIKEYASEVKIISRLRHKNLVQLIGWCHERGKLSLIYEFMPNGSLDTHLFTVESLLTWAMRYKVAQGLASALLYLHEEWEQCVVHRDIKSSNIMLDSNFNVKLGDFGLARLVDHVKGSQTTVLAGTMGYMAPECVTTGNASKESDVYSFGIVALEIACGRKPINPNAPQDQVVMVEWVWELYGIGKVLEAVDPRLGGDFDEQQMERLMIVGLWCAHPDRNLRPSIRETIHVLNFEAPLPILPLDMPRPTHLALAGNRHAMSSLSISCVVTDFEGERNPYSSNRYTNSSQSTSYAAVPPPASLLHTC, encoded by the exons ATGCACCTGTGGGACAAAGCATCTGGAAACCTCACAGATTTCACTACCCATTTTTCCTTTGTCATTGATTCTCAAAATTGTACTCGTTATGGAGATGGGCTTGCGTTCTTCCTAGCACCTAACGGCTCAACAATTCCTGATGTCCAAGGACGTGGCGCTATGGGTCTCACAACCAAAAACCAGACATTAAACTCGACGGCAAATCCTTTCGTCGCTGTAGAGTTTGACATCTGCTCACAGTTAAACGACTGGGATCCGCAGGGCGAACATGTAGGTATTGATATAAACTCTATGAAATCTGTTGCTTATGTGTCATGGCCGGGGAGTAGAATTTCTATTATTGAAGGGAGAACCAATGAAGCTCGGATTAGTTATAATTCTAGTTCTCATAATTTGAGTGTTCTCTTCACCGGTGTCATAGATAATACTACTGTATGGCAATCCCTTTCTTATAAAGTTGGTTTGAGCCATTACTTACCCGAATGGGTAACTTTTGGATTCTCAGCTGCAACAGGATCTGCTACTGCATTGCATACCATTCAAACATGGGATTTTA GCAGTTCGAGCTCGAATCCTGCCCCCAACCCAAGGAAAAGCAACAGGTTAGGATTAGCGGTGGGGTTGGGTGTTGGTGGATCTGTTTTGCTTGGTGGGTGTGCTTTAATTCTATTTGGGTTGTGGAAGAGGAGTAGGAGTCACACAGAAGAGGATCTTGCCTTTGATAGGTACATGGATGAGGAATTTCAAAGGGGGACAGGACCAAAGAAGTTCTCATTTAGTGATTTGGTTCGTGCCACCAACAATTTCAATGATAGAGAAAAGCTAGGTCAGGGAGGATTTGGTGGGGTTTATAGAGGATACTTAAGTGACTCAAACTCGTTCGTTGCTGTTAAGAGGATATCAAAAGGGTCTAAACAGGGGATAAAGGAGTATGCATCAGAAGTAAAAATCATTAGTCGATTGAGACATAAGAATTTGGTGCAACTTATTGGCTGGTGCCATGAAAGAGGAAAACTCTCACTCATCTATGAGTTCATGCCCAATGGAAGCTTAGATACACATCTCTTTACAGTAGAAAGCTTATTGACATGGGCAATGAGGTACAAAGTTGCTCAAGGATTGGCGTCAGCATTGCTTTACTTGCATGAAGAATGGGAACAGTGTGTTGTGCATAGGGATATAAAATCGAGCAACATTATGCTTGATTCAAACTTCAATGTTAAACTTGGGGATTTTGGGCTAGCAAGGCTTGTGGACCATGTGAAAGGGTCACAAACTACCGTTTTGGCAGGCACCATGGGCTACATGGCTCCTGAATGCGTCACAACTGGTAATGCTAGTAAAGAGTCGGATGTCTATAGTTTTGGAATTGTTGCTCTCGAGATTGCTTGTGGAAGAAAACCAATCAACCCCAATGCCCCTCAAGATCAAGTAGTCATGGTGGAATGGGTTTGGGAGCTCTATGGAATAGGAAAGGTACTTGAGGCAGTTGACCCAAGGCTGGGTGGAGATTTTGATGAGCAGCAAATGGAACGCTTGATGATTGTTGGGCTTTGGTGTGCTCACCCTGATCGAAACCTTAGGCCTTCAATAAGGGAAACAATTCATGTTCTCAATTTTGAGGCCCCATTACCCATCCTCCCATTAGATATGCCGAGACCAACACATCTTGCTCTAGCTGGGAATAGACATGCAATGTCATCACTTTCTATTTCCTGTGTCGTTACTGATTTTGAGGGAGAACGAAATCCATATTCAAGTAATAGATACACCAATTCCTCACAGTCTACATCATATGCTGCAGTTCCTCCACCTGCATCGCTTTTGCATACATGCTAA